A genomic window from Sulfurospirillum diekertiae includes:
- the gmd gene encoding GDP-mannose 4,6-dehydratase codes for MKKAIVTGITGQDGAYLVELLLGKGYEVHGTYRRTASVNFWRIEDLGIEKHPNLHLVEYDLTDQANSIRMVMEIKPDEIYNLAAQSFVGVSFEQPLATAQITGLGAVHLLEAIRIVDPKIKFYQASTSEMFGKVQEIPQTEKTPLYPRSPYGVAKLYAHWMTINYRESYGIFGCCGILFNHESPLRGREFVTRKITDSVAKIKLGKLDVLELGNMDAKRDWGYAKDYVEGMWRILQAEKPDTFVLATNRTETVRDFVKMAFKAAGIELEFKGKDENEVAIDKATEKTVVRVNPKFYRPAEVELLIGNPEKAKRVLGWEPKCTLEELCSMMVKADIKRNEVGFSF; via the coding sequence ATGAAAAAAGCGATCGTTACGGGCATTACAGGGCAAGATGGTGCATATCTTGTAGAGTTACTTTTAGGTAAAGGTTATGAAGTTCATGGAACTTATAGAAGAACAGCATCGGTAAATTTTTGGCGTATAGAAGATCTTGGAATTGAAAAGCATCCTAATTTACATCTAGTAGAGTACGACTTGACTGACCAAGCTAATAGTATTCGAATGGTTATGGAAATAAAACCAGATGAGATTTATAATCTTGCTGCACAGAGCTTTGTAGGTGTGTCATTTGAACAGCCTTTAGCAACAGCACAGATTACAGGGCTTGGAGCTGTGCATTTACTTGAAGCTATTCGCATTGTTGATCCAAAAATTAAATTTTATCAAGCTTCGACTTCTGAGATGTTCGGCAAAGTACAAGAGATACCTCAAACAGAAAAAACACCGCTTTATCCTCGTAGCCCTTATGGTGTAGCAAAATTATATGCGCATTGGATGACGATTAACTACAGAGAGAGTTACGGTATATTTGGCTGTTGTGGTATTTTATTTAACCATGAGTCACCACTTCGTGGGCGTGAATTTGTAACGCGCAAGATTACCGATAGTGTGGCAAAAATTAAACTTGGTAAATTAGATGTATTGGAACTTGGCAATATGGATGCAAAACGCGACTGGGGATATGCCAAAGACTATGTTGAGGGTATGTGGCGAATTCTTCAAGCCGAAAAGCCAGATACATTTGTTTTGGCAACCAATCGAACCGAAACAGTACGTGATTTTGTAAAGATGGCATTTAAAGCAGCTGGAATTGAGCTCGAGTTTAAAGGTAAAGATGAAAATGAAGTAGCTATCGATAAAGCGACAGAGAAAACGGTTGTTCGTGTCAATCCAAAGTTTTATAGACCTGCCGAAGTAGAGCTTCTTATAGGCAATCCTGAAAAAGCAAAACGAGTATTAGGATGGGAGCCAAAATGTACCCTTGAAGAGCTTTGTTCTATGATGGTTAAGGCAGATATTAAAAGGAATGAAGTTGGCTTTAGCTTCTAA
- a CDS encoding GDP-mannose 4,6-dehydratase — MALASKKVLITGIDSFTGYHLKTHLKKQGYNVYGTVFSNGDEAETFTCNITNKENCLHVMRQIQPNFLIHLAGISYVGHDDVEALYKVNTLGTQNVLDALCTSESNVQKVILASSATVYGDQGCEELEESMCPKPANHYGISKLAMEHMARGYFAKLPITIVRPFNYTGIGQPEHFLVPKIVSHFKRREQTIELGNLHVAREFNDVAFTCKVYEKLLESTMDSDIVNLCSGKAISLMEIISLMNAIAGYEIEVKVNPSFVRDNEIKRLVGSTQKLEKTIDHICPIELEETLRKMYEA, encoded by the coding sequence TTGGCTTTAGCTTCTAAAAAAGTCCTTATTACAGGCATTGACAGTTTCACAGGGTATCATCTTAAAACACATTTGAAAAAACAGGGCTACAACGTATATGGGACTGTTTTTAGTAATGGAGATGAGGCCGAAACCTTTACATGTAACATTACTAACAAGGAAAATTGTTTACATGTAATGCGCCAAATCCAGCCTAATTTTCTCATTCATCTTGCAGGAATATCTTATGTGGGGCATGATGACGTAGAAGCATTGTATAAAGTTAATACCTTGGGAACACAAAATGTTTTGGATGCATTATGCACGTCAGAGAGTAATGTTCAAAAAGTAATTTTAGCGAGTAGTGCAACAGTCTATGGAGACCAAGGATGTGAAGAGCTTGAAGAGTCAATGTGCCCAAAACCAGCAAATCATTATGGTATCAGTAAGCTTGCTATGGAACATATGGCAAGAGGTTATTTTGCAAAATTGCCTATTACCATCGTAAGGCCATTTAATTATACAGGTATTGGGCAGCCAGAGCATTTTTTGGTGCCTAAGATAGTTTCTCACTTTAAGCGTAGAGAACAGACAATAGAACTAGGTAACTTACATGTTGCACGTGAATTTAATGATGTCGCGTTTACATGTAAAGTCTATGAAAAACTCTTAGAGAGTACAATGGACTCAGACATAGTCAATCTTTGTTCGGGGAAAGCTATTAGCTTGATGGAAATTATTTCTTTGATGAATGCTATAGCAGGATATGAGATAGAGGTTAAAGTCAATCCTTCTTTTGTAAGAGACAATGAGATAAAACGTCTAGTTGGCTCAACACAGAAGTTAGAAAAAACTATAGATCATATCTGTCCTATAGAACTAGAAGAGACATTGCGAAAGATGTATGAAGCCTAA